A genome region from Candidatus Zixiibacteriota bacterium includes the following:
- a CDS encoding serpin family protein: MFYFRKMTVFLLLGVGLVLVSCSKNPSESGKPDIPQNLGETEKALAESGNAFAFNLLEVINAGEENNNLFISPLSISYALGMAYNGAAGDTRDSIAAVLQVLGMESEEFNQSYYNLMSFLIGVDSQVQMSIANSMWPRMGFILLEDFVSTNQKYFAAEIEPLDFDDPEAADIINRWVAEKTNDKIESIVTPPISPETILFLINAVYFKGTWTFRFDPEYTQEAPFYAYNGSEVSCQMMSQKCSLDVFLGDDFVMAEIPYNLGAFNMTVLLPNPGVDINEFVGRINCDNWKSWQGQLSLNEVNLWMPRFQVETEYSLEKPLSDLGMGIAFLPYTADFSGITGNRDIYISRVKHKGFIEVNEEGTEAAAVTSIEFGNTSDGPQMTIIRLNRPFVYIIHEVNSGAILFMGKLMEP; the protein is encoded by the coding sequence ATGTTTTATTTCAGAAAAATGACAGTTTTCCTGCTTCTGGGGGTCGGTTTGGTTCTGGTAAGTTGTTCCAAAAATCCCTCGGAATCCGGTAAACCGGATATCCCGCAGAATCTGGGCGAAACGGAAAAAGCCCTGGCCGAATCCGGTAATGCCTTTGCCTTCAATTTGCTGGAAGTAATCAATGCCGGTGAAGAAAACAACAATCTTTTTATTTCCCCTTTATCGATATCCTATGCTCTGGGAATGGCCTACAACGGCGCGGCCGGCGATACCCGCGATTCCATCGCCGCGGTTCTGCAGGTTTTGGGAATGGAGTCGGAAGAATTCAATCAATCTTATTATAACCTGATGAGTTTTCTAATTGGGGTTGACTCCCAGGTACAAATGTCGATTGCCAATTCCATGTGGCCCCGGATGGGATTCATTCTTCTCGAGGATTTCGTCAGCACCAACCAGAAGTATTTTGCGGCCGAAATTGAACCGCTGGATTTCGATGATCCGGAGGCCGCCGATATCATTAACCGGTGGGTGGCAGAGAAAACCAATGATAAAATCGAATCCATCGTGACACCTCCAATCAGCCCTGAGACTATTCTCTTTCTGATTAATGCCGTATATTTCAAAGGTACCTGGACTTTCCGGTTTGACCCCGAATATACTCAGGAAGCACCATTTTATGCTTACAACGGTTCCGAAGTATCGTGTCAGATGATGTCTCAAAAGTGCAGTCTCGATGTTTTTTTGGGTGACGACTTCGTGATGGCAGAGATTCCGTATAATCTGGGGGCATTTAATATGACGGTTCTGCTCCCGAATCCCGGGGTGGATATCAATGAATTTGTCGGCCGAATCAATTGCGACAATTGGAAATCATGGCAGGGGCAGCTTTCTCTGAATGAAGTCAATTTATGGATGCCTCGTTTCCAGGTCGAGACGGAATATTCTCTCGAGAAACCCCTTAGTGATCTGGGAATGGGAATCGCTTTTTTGCCATATACCGCAGATTTTTCCGGAATAACCGGAAATAGGGATATTTATATTTCCCGCGTGAAACATAAAGGATTTATCGAGGTCAACGAGGAAGGGACGGAAGCCGCGGCGGTGACCAGTATTGAATTCGGGAATACTTCGGATGGACCCCAGATGACCATCATCCGGTTGAATCGCCCATTCGTGTACATCATTCACGAGGTTAACTCCGGGGCGATTTTATTCATGGGCAAACTCATGGAACCGTAA
- the rseP gene encoding RIP metalloprotease RseP: MTTILATVFVLGVLVFIHELGHFLVAKWAGIRVDKFSLGFPPKIISRKWGETEYAIGAIPLGGYVKMAGENPDDDARGEPYEFMSKPVWKRFMVIFAGPFMNFVLAVLVLTGLYMVRGKEIQAVFIGQVAPDSPAAAAGIRTGDKILSVDGVRVTSFREMADIVYKKVEQPVEISWERDNRVFTDTLVTYRNKVELVSGDSAEVGMIGIGSQAVYRKYGVFTALGAGFEQSVVYVRMVFEFVWGLLSRQVDAREIGGPILIGKLAGATARAGFDVLLEFLALLSINLAVLNVLPIPVFDGGHLLFLLVEKLKGSPLSIKARLIAQQVGIAFILILVIFVTFNDITR, from the coding sequence TCATGAACTGGGTCATTTCCTGGTTGCCAAATGGGCCGGTATCAGGGTCGATAAATTTTCTCTTGGTTTTCCGCCCAAAATTATTTCCAGGAAGTGGGGCGAAACAGAATATGCCATCGGCGCAATTCCGCTGGGTGGCTATGTTAAAATGGCCGGCGAGAATCCCGATGATGATGCTCGCGGCGAACCATATGAATTCATGTCAAAACCGGTCTGGAAAAGATTCATGGTGATCTTTGCCGGACCGTTCATGAATTTCGTCCTGGCCGTACTGGTTCTGACGGGTTTGTATATGGTCCGTGGTAAGGAAATCCAGGCCGTTTTCATCGGCCAGGTGGCGCCCGACAGCCCGGCCGCCGCCGCCGGTATCCGGACCGGGGATAAAATTCTAAGTGTCGATGGGGTCAGGGTTACCAGTTTCCGCGAGATGGCGGATATTGTCTATAAGAAAGTGGAACAACCGGTCGAGATTTCCTGGGAACGGGACAACCGGGTTTTCACCGATACCCTGGTAACCTACCGGAACAAGGTGGAACTGGTCTCGGGCGATTCGGCCGAGGTCGGCATGATCGGTATCGGCAGTCAGGCGGTTTATCGGAAATATGGTGTTTTTACCGCCCTGGGCGCCGGTTTCGAGCAGTCAGTGGTCTATGTCAGGATGGTTTTTGAATTCGTTTGGGGGTTGCTAAGCCGCCAGGTTGATGCCCGCGAAATCGGCGGCCCCATCCTGATCGGTAAACTGGCCGGGGCCACGGCCCGGGCCGGCTTCGATGTCCTCCTGGAATTTTTAGCCCTGCTCTCCATCAACCTGGCCGTCCTCAATGTCCTGCCGATTCCGGTTTTCGACGGCGGACACCTGCTGTTTCTGCTGGTGGAAAAACTGAAAGGCTCGCCGCTTTCTATCAAGGCGCGGTTAATCGCCCAGCAGGTAGGCATTGCTTTTATTCTGATTCTGGTGATTTTTGTGACTTTTAACGATATCACCCGTTAA
- the lepB gene encoding signal peptidase I, whose amino-acid sequence MKKDIFDVAWENIKSLLIAIVLAVIIKTSIVEAYKIPSASMEDTLLVGDFLIANKFIYGARIPLINWRLPEIRNPEPGDVVIFKWPGDGVTNYIKRCVAAEGQTVEIIDKVLYVDGKIFPNPPEAKFTGTIQPRPGPGQNSRDNWGPYVVPKDCYFMMGDNRDNSYDSRFWYAVHKNLILGKALLIHWSWEPDADSPEVSVADPMSVPRLFMYNVIHLPERVRWERLFTLIH is encoded by the coding sequence ATGAAAAAAGATATTTTCGATGTTGCCTGGGAAAACATTAAATCGCTTTTAATCGCCATCGTTCTGGCCGTTATTATCAAAACCTCGATTGTTGAAGCTTATAAGATACCTTCGGCCTCCATGGAGGATACCCTGCTGGTCGGCGATTTCCTGATTGCTAATAAATTTATCTACGGTGCCCGTATTCCCCTGATCAACTGGCGTTTGCCCGAGATCAGGAATCCCGAACCCGGGGATGTGGTTATTTTCAAATGGCCCGGCGACGGGGTGACCAATTATATTAAACGCTGTGTCGCCGCCGAGGGCCAGACCGTGGAGATTATCGATAAAGTCTTATATGTCGATGGCAAAATTTTCCCCAACCCGCCCGAGGCCAAATTTACCGGGACTATCCAGCCCCGCCCCGGGCCGGGACAAAATTCCCGTGACAACTGGGGTCCCTATGTCGTCCCCAAGGATTGCTATTTTATGATGGGCGACAACCGGGATAATTCCTATGACTCGCGCTTCTGGTACGCCGTTCATAAGAATCTTATTCTGGGTAAAGCCCTGCTGATTCACTGGTCATGGGAACCCGATGCCGATTCTCCGGAAGTGTCCGTGGCCGATCCGATGTCGGTGCCACGGTTATTCATGTATAATGTTATCCATCTTCCCGAGAGGGTCCGCTGGGAGCGGCTTTTCACGCTCATCCACTGA
- the queG gene encoding tRNA epoxyqueuosine(34) reductase QueG — MKNAKILISVEIKEIAKRLGADAVGIAPVNPVSVKDAYLTWLSRGYHGEMAYLARYQEERFDPGRLLPGAQSIIVTGFNYCPDENNYRMIKGPYRVARYAWGNDYHRIIRQMLEKLRARLRLIVPDLKGRICVDTAPFMDKYWASQAGLGWPGKHTNLVSTTYGSWLLLGSLVIDIAIDEYDHPSDDHCGRCTACIEACPTGAITAPYCLDATRCISYQTIENKSDTIPENIALLSKGWVFGCDICLEVCPFNRFQKPRHQKELTRREEIGMVETGAVTNMTEGEFDLKFASSPLRRPGLKGLLRNIRATRISGE; from the coding sequence ATGAAGAACGCGAAAATCCTTATATCAGTTGAAATAAAGGAAATTGCCAAAAGACTCGGGGCTGATGCAGTTGGTATTGCCCCGGTTAATCCGGTCAGCGTCAAAGATGCATATTTAACCTGGCTGTCGCGCGGTTATCATGGGGAAATGGCCTATCTGGCCCGATATCAGGAGGAACGTTTCGATCCGGGACGGCTTTTGCCGGGCGCGCAGTCGATAATCGTGACGGGATTCAATTATTGTCCGGATGAAAACAATTACCGAATGATAAAAGGCCCATACCGGGTGGCCCGGTATGCCTGGGGGAATGATTACCACCGGATTATTCGCCAAATGCTGGAGAAACTTCGCGCCCGTCTGAGACTCATTGTTCCCGATCTGAAAGGCCGGATATGCGTCGACACGGCTCCATTCATGGATAAATACTGGGCGTCACAGGCCGGATTGGGGTGGCCGGGTAAACATACCAACCTGGTCTCGACTACTTATGGAAGCTGGCTTCTTCTGGGCAGTCTGGTTATCGATATCGCCATCGATGAATACGATCATCCTTCGGACGATCATTGCGGACGATGTACCGCCTGTATCGAGGCCTGCCCGACAGGGGCCATTACCGCCCCGTACTGCCTTGATGCCACCCGATGTATCAGCTATCAAACCATTGAGAATAAATCCGACACCATACCCGAAAACATCGCCTTATTGTCTAAAGGTTGGGTATTCGGTTGTGATATTTGTCTGGAAGTCTGCCCCTTCAACCGGTTTCAAAAACCAAGGCATCAAAAGGAGTTGACCCGGCGGGAAGAAATCGGAATGGTCGAAACCGGGGCGGTTACAAACATGACGGAAGGCGAATTCGATCTCAAATTCGCTTCTTCTCCCCTTCGGCGTCCCGGTCTGAAAGGATTGCTGCGTAATATCCGGGCAACCCGGATATCAGGGGAATGA